In Zingiber officinale cultivar Zhangliang chromosome 6A, Zo_v1.1, whole genome shotgun sequence, a single genomic region encodes these proteins:
- the LOC121997926 gene encoding PRA1 family protein B2-like produces the protein MMSSNPAPPILPISHPIAGDADAAPISSPSFSVFLSHLSDSLRRSLSELRPWSELADRSAFSRPDSLADASSRLRKNLTYFRINYAAIVAAVVAVSLATSPFSLIVLLALLTVWCLLYLFRPSDPPLVLFGRAISDRETLGGLAILSVLVVFLTSVGSIVVSAIMAGAALVVAHGAFRIPEDLFLDEKEPDGSSGFLPFLGGARPTTTTASSDPAIIAARV, from the coding sequence ATGATGTCCTCCAACCCCGCCCCGCCTATCCTCCCCATCTCCCACCCGATCGCCGGTGACGCCGACGCTGCTCCGATCTCCAGCCCCTCTTTCAGCGTCTTCCTTTCCCACCTCTCCGACTCCCTCCGCCGCTCCCTCTCCGAGCTCCGCCCTTGGTCGGAACTCGCTGACCGCTCCGCCTTCTCCCGCCCCGACTCCCTCGCCGACGCCTCCTCTCGCCTCCGCAAGAACCTCACCTATTTCCGCATCAACTACGCCGCTATTGTCGCTGCCGTCGTCGCCGTTTCCCTCGCCACCAGCCCCTTCTCCCTCATCGTCCTCCTCGCCCTCCTCACCGTCTGGTGCCTCCTCTATCTCTTCCGACCTTCCGATCCGCCCCTCGTCCTCTTCGGTCGGGCCATCTCCGACCGCGAGACCCTCGGCGGCCTCGCCATACTCTCCGTCCTCGTCGTCTTCCTCACCTCCGTTGGATCCATCGTCGTCTCCGCCATCATGGCAGGCGCCGCCCTCGTCGTCGCCCACGGGGCCTTCCGAATCCCGGAGGATTTGTTCCTAGATGAGAAGGAGCCCGACGGGTCCTCGGGATTCTTGCCCTTCCTTGGCGGTGCTAGACCGACCACGACCACAGCCTCGTCCGACCCAGCCATCATCGCGGCCCGCGTTTGA